The following coding sequences are from one Macaca mulatta isolate MMU2019108-1 chromosome 7, T2T-MMU8v2.0, whole genome shotgun sequence window:
- the MAN2C1 gene encoding alpha-mannosidase 2C1 isoform X11 gives MAAAPALKHWRTTVERVEKFVSPLYFTDCNLRGRLFGASCPVAALSSFLTPDRLPYQEAVQRDFRPAQVGCSFGPTWWTCWFRVELTIPEAWVGQEVHLCWESDGEGLVWRDGEPVQGLTKEGKKTSYVLTDRLGERDPRSLTLYVEVACNGLLGAGKGSIIAAPDPEKMFQLSRAELAVFHRDVHMLLVDLELLLGIAKGLGKDNQRSFQALYTANQMVNVCDPAQPETFPVAQALASRFFGQRGGESQHTIHATGHCHIDTAWLWPFKETMRKCARSWVTALQLMERNPEFIFACSQLPSTCPQAQQLEWVKNRYPGLHSRLQEFARRGQFVPVGGTWVEMDGNLPSGEAMVRQFLQGQNFFLQEFGKMCSEQFWLPDTFGYSAQLPQIMHGCGIRRFLTQKLSWNLVNSFPHHTFFWEGLDGSRVLVHFPPGDSYGMQGSVEEVLKTVANNRDKGRANHSAFLFGFGDGGGGPTQTMLDRLKRLSNTDGLPRLLLLNQFHDVVTGSCIQIVAEEAMCHYEDIRSHGNTLLSTAAAALCAGEPGPEGLLIVNTLPWKRTEVMALPKPGGAHSLALVTVPSMGYAPVPPPTSLQPLLPQQPVFVLQETDGSVTLDNGIIRVKLDPTGRLTSLVLVASGREAIAEGAVGNQFVLFDDVPLYWDAWDVMDYHLETRKPVLGQAGTLAVGTEGGLRGSAWFLLQISPNSRLSQEVVLDVGCPYVRFHTEVHWHEAHKFLKVEFPARVRSSQATYEIQFGHLQRPTHYNTSWDWARFEVWAHRWMDLSEHGFGLALLNDCKYGASVQGSVLSLSLLRAPKAPDATADMGRHEFTYALMPHKGSFQDAGVIQAAYSLNFPLLALPAPSPAPATSWSAFSLSSPAVVLETVKQAESSPQRRSLVLRLYEAHGSHVDCWLHLSLPVQEAILCDLLERPDPAGHLPLRDSRLKLTFSPFQVLSLLLVLQPPPH, from the exons ATGGCGGCTGCGCCGGCCCTGAAGCACTGGCGCACCACAGTGGAACGGGTGGAGAAGTTCGTGTCGCCACTCTACTTTACCGACTGTAACCTCCGCGGCAG GCTTTTTGGGGCCAGCTGCCCTGTGGCTGCGCTCTCCAGCTTCCTGACGCCAGATAGGCTTCCCTACCAGGAGGCAGTCCAGCGGGACTTCCGCCCAGCACAGGTCGGCTGCAGCTTCGGACCCAC ATGGTGGACCTGCTGGTTCCGGGTGGAACTGACCATCCCAGAGGCATGGGTAGGCCAGGAAGTTCACCTTTGCTGGGAAAGTGATGGAGAAGGTCTGGTGTGGCGTGATGGGGAACCTGTCCAG GGTTTAACCAAAGAGGGTAAGAAGACCAGCTATGTCCTGACTGACAGGCTGGGGGAAAGAGACCCCCGAAG CCTCACCCTCTATGTGGAAGTAGCCTGCAATGGGCTCCTGGGGGCCGGGAAGGGAAGCATCATTGCAGCCCCTGATCCTGAGAAGATGTTCCAGCTGAGCCGGGCTGAGCTGGCTGTGTTCCACCGAGATGTCCACATGCTCCTGGTGGATCTGGAGCTGCTGCTGGGCATAGCCAAG GGCCTCGGGAAGGACAACCAGCGCAGCTTTCAGGCCCTGTACACAGCCAACCAGATGGTGAACGTCTGTGACCCTGCCCAGCCCGAGACCTTCCCAGTGGCCCAGGCCCTGGCCTCCAGGTTCTTTGGCCAACGTGGAGGTGAAAGCCAACACACCATTCATGCCACAGGGCACTGCCACATTGATACAG CCTGGCTTTGGCCCTTCAAAGAGACCATGAGGAAATGTGCCCGGAGCTGGGTGACCGCCCTGCAGCTCATGGAGCGAAACCCTGAGTTCATCTTTGCCTGCTCCCAG CTCCCCTCAACCTGCCCACAGGCGCAGCAGCTGGAGTGGGTGAAGAACCGCTACCCTGGCCTGCACTCCCGCCTCCAGGAGTTTGCGCGCCGTGGGCAGTTTGTGCCTGTGGGGGGCACCTGGGTGGAGATG GATGGGAACCTGCCCAGTGGAGAGGCCATGGTGAGGCAGTTTTTGCAGGGCCAGAACTTCTTTCTGCAGGAGTTTGGGAAGATGTGCTCCGAG CAGTTCTGGCTGCCGGACACCTTTGGCTACTCAGCACAGCTTCCCCAGATCATGCACGGCTGTGGCATCAGGCGCTTTCTCACCCAGAAATTGAGCTGGAATTTGGTGAATTCCTTCCCA CACCATACTTTTTTCTGGGAGGGGCTGGATGGCTCCCGCGTACTGGTCCACTTCCCACCTGGCGACTCCTATGGGATGCAGGGCAGCGTGGAGGAG GTGCTGAAGACTGTGGCCAACAACCGGGACAAGGGGCGGGCCAACCACAGTGCCTTCCTCTTTGGCtttggggatgggggtggtggtCCCACCCAGACCATGCTGGACCGCCTGAAGCGCCTGAGCAATACGGATGGGCTGCCCAG GCTCCTGCTTCTGAACCAGTTCCATGATGTGGTGACTGGAAGCTGCATCCAGATAGTTGCAGAGGAAGCCATGTGCCACTACGAAG ACATCCGTTCCCATGGCAATACACTGCTCAGCACCGCAGCCGCAGCCCTGTGTGCTGGGGAGCCAGGTCCCGAGGGCCTCCTCATCGTCAACACGCTGCCCTGGAAGCGGACCGAAGTGATGGCCCTGCCCAAGCCGGGTGGGGCCCACAGCCTAG CCCTGGTGACGGTGCCCAGCATGGGCTATGCTCCTGTTCCTCCCCccacctcactgcagcccctgctgcCCCAGCAGCCTGTGTTCGTACTGCAAGAG ACTGATGGCTCCGTGACTCTGGACAATGGCATCATCCGAGTGAAGCTGGACCCGACTGGCCGCCTGACATCCTTGGTCCTGGTGGCCTCTGGCAG GGAGGCCATTGCTGAGGGTGCCGTGGGGAACCAGTTTGTGCTGTTTGATGATGTCCCCTTGTACTGGGATGCATGGGACGTCATGGACTACCACCTGGAGACACG GAAGCCTGTGCTGGGCCAGGCAGGGACCCTGGCAGTGGGCACCGAGGGTGGCCTGCGGGGCAGCGCCTGGTTCTTGCTGCAGATTAGCCCCAACAGTCGACTTAGCCAGGAGGTCGTGCTGGATGTTGGCTGCCCCTATGTCCGCTTCCACACCGAG GTACACTGGCATGAGGCCCACAAGTTCCTGAAGGTGGAGTTCCCTGCTCGCGTGCGGAGTTCCCAGGCTACCTATGAGATCCAGTTTGGGCACCTGCAGCGACCTACCCACTACAATACTTCTTGGGACTGGGCTCGATTTGAG GTGTGGGCCCACCGCTGGATGGATCTGTCAGAACACGGCTTTGGACTGGCCCTGCTCAACGACTGCAAGTATGGCGCATCAGTGCAAGGCAGCGTCCTCAGCCTCTCGCT CTTGCGGGCGCCTAAAGCCCCGGACGCTACTGCTGACATGGGGCGCCACGAGTTCACCTATGCGCTGATGCCCCACAAGG GCTCTTTCCAGGATGCTGGCGTTATCCAAGCTGCTTACAGCCTAAACTTCCCCCTATTGGCTctgccagcccccagcccagcgCCCGCCACCTCCTGGAGTGCCTTTTCCCTGTCTTCACCCGCGGTCGTACTGGAGACTGTCAAGCAG GCGGAGAGCAGCCCCCAGCGCCGCTCGCTGGTCCTGAGGCTGTATGAAGCCCATGGCAGCCACGTGGACTGCTGGCTGCACTTGTCGCTGCCGGTTCAGGAGGCCATCCT CTGCGACCTCTTGGAGCGACCAGACCCTGCTGGCCACTTGCCCCTTCGGGACAGCCGCCTGAAGCTCACCTTTTCTCCCTTCCAAGTGCTGTCCCTGTtgctcgtgcttcagcctccacCACACTGA
- the MAN2C1 gene encoding alpha-mannosidase 2C1 isoform X8: MAAAPALKHWRTTVERVEKFVSPLYFTDCNLRGRLFGASCPVAALSSFLTPDRLPYQEAVQRDFRPAQVGCSFGPTWWTCWFRVELTIPEAWVGQEVHLCWESDGEGLVWRDGEPVQGLTKEGKKTSYVLTDRLGERDPRSLTLYVEVACNGLLGAGKGSIIAAPDPEKMFQLSRAELAVFHRDVHMLLVDLELLLGIAKGLGKDNQRSFQALYTANQMVNVCDPAQPETFPVAQALASRFFGQRGGESQHTIHATGHCHIDTAWLWPFKETMRKCARSWVTALQLMERNPEFIFACSQLPSTCPQAQQLEWVKNRYPGLHSRLQEFARRGQFVPVGGTWVEMDGNLPSGEAMVRQFLQGQNFFLQEFGKMCSEFWLPDTFGYSAQLPQIMHGCGIRRFLTQKLSWNLVNSFPHHTFFWEGLDGSRVLVHFPPGDSYGMQGSVEEVLKTVANNRDKGRANHSAFLFGFGDGGGGPTQTMLDRLKRLSNTDGLPRVQLSSPRQLFSALESDSGQLCTWVGELFLELHNGTYTTHAQIKKGNRECERILHDVELLSSLALARSAQFLYPAAQLQHLWRLLLLNQFHDVVTGSCIQIVAEEAMCHYEDIRSHGNTLLSTAAAALCAGEPGPEGLLIVNTLPWKRTEVMALPKPGGAHSLALVTVPSMGYAPVPPPTSLQPLLPQQPVFVLQETDGSVTLDNGIIRVKLDPTGRLTSLVLVASGREAIAEGAVGNQFVLFDDVPLYWDAWDVMDYHLETRKPVLGQAGTLAVGTEGGLRGSAWFLLQISPNSRLSQEVVLDVGCPYVRFHTEVHWHEAHKFLKVEFPARVRSSQATYEIQFGHLQRPTHYNTSWDWARFEVWAHRWMDLSEHGFGLALLNDCKYGASVQGSVLSLSLLRAPKAPDATADMGRHEFTYALMPHKAPSPAPATSWSAFSLSSPAVVLETVKQAESSPQRRSLVLRLYEAHGSHVDCWLHLSLPVQEAILCDLLERPDPAGHLPLRDSRLKLTFSPFQVLSLLLVLQPPPH; encoded by the exons ATGGCGGCTGCGCCGGCCCTGAAGCACTGGCGCACCACAGTGGAACGGGTGGAGAAGTTCGTGTCGCCACTCTACTTTACCGACTGTAACCTCCGCGGCAG GCTTTTTGGGGCCAGCTGCCCTGTGGCTGCGCTCTCCAGCTTCCTGACGCCAGATAGGCTTCCCTACCAGGAGGCAGTCCAGCGGGACTTCCGCCCAGCACAGGTCGGCTGCAGCTTCGGACCCAC ATGGTGGACCTGCTGGTTCCGGGTGGAACTGACCATCCCAGAGGCATGGGTAGGCCAGGAAGTTCACCTTTGCTGGGAAAGTGATGGAGAAGGTCTGGTGTGGCGTGATGGGGAACCTGTCCAG GGTTTAACCAAAGAGGGTAAGAAGACCAGCTATGTCCTGACTGACAGGCTGGGGGAAAGAGACCCCCGAAG CCTCACCCTCTATGTGGAAGTAGCCTGCAATGGGCTCCTGGGGGCCGGGAAGGGAAGCATCATTGCAGCCCCTGATCCTGAGAAGATGTTCCAGCTGAGCCGGGCTGAGCTGGCTGTGTTCCACCGAGATGTCCACATGCTCCTGGTGGATCTGGAGCTGCTGCTGGGCATAGCCAAG GGCCTCGGGAAGGACAACCAGCGCAGCTTTCAGGCCCTGTACACAGCCAACCAGATGGTGAACGTCTGTGACCCTGCCCAGCCCGAGACCTTCCCAGTGGCCCAGGCCCTGGCCTCCAGGTTCTTTGGCCAACGTGGAGGTGAAAGCCAACACACCATTCATGCCACAGGGCACTGCCACATTGATACAG CCTGGCTTTGGCCCTTCAAAGAGACCATGAGGAAATGTGCCCGGAGCTGGGTGACCGCCCTGCAGCTCATGGAGCGAAACCCTGAGTTCATCTTTGCCTGCTCCCAG CTCCCCTCAACCTGCCCACAGGCGCAGCAGCTGGAGTGGGTGAAGAACCGCTACCCTGGCCTGCACTCCCGCCTCCAGGAGTTTGCGCGCCGTGGGCAGTTTGTGCCTGTGGGGGGCACCTGGGTGGAGATG GATGGGAACCTGCCCAGTGGAGAGGCCATGGTGAGGCAGTTTTTGCAGGGCCAGAACTTCTTTCTGCAGGAGTTTGGGAAGATGTGCTCCGAG TTCTGGCTGCCGGACACCTTTGGCTACTCAGCACAGCTTCCCCAGATCATGCACGGCTGTGGCATCAGGCGCTTTCTCACCCAGAAATTGAGCTGGAATTTGGTGAATTCCTTCCCA CACCATACTTTTTTCTGGGAGGGGCTGGATGGCTCCCGCGTACTGGTCCACTTCCCACCTGGCGACTCCTATGGGATGCAGGGCAGCGTGGAGGAG GTGCTGAAGACTGTGGCCAACAACCGGGACAAGGGGCGGGCCAACCACAGTGCCTTCCTCTTTGGCtttggggatgggggtggtggtCCCACCCAGACCATGCTGGACCGCCTGAAGCGCCTGAGCAATACGGATGGGCTGCCCAG GGTGCAGCTATCTTCTCCAAGGCAGCTCTTCTCGGCACTGGAGAGTGACTCGGGGCAGCTGTGCACATGGGTTGGGGAGCTCTTCTTGGAGCTGCACAATGGCACATACACCACCCATGCCCAG ATCAAGAAGGGGAACCGAGAATGTGAGCGAATCCTGCACGATGTGGAGCTGCTCAGTAGCCTGGCCCTGGCCCGCAGTGCCCAGTTCCTATACCCAGCAGCCCAGCTGCAGCACCTCTGGAG GCTCCTGCTTCTGAACCAGTTCCATGATGTGGTGACTGGAAGCTGCATCCAGATAGTTGCAGAGGAAGCCATGTGCCACTACGAAG ACATCCGTTCCCATGGCAATACACTGCTCAGCACCGCAGCCGCAGCCCTGTGTGCTGGGGAGCCAGGTCCCGAGGGCCTCCTCATCGTCAACACGCTGCCCTGGAAGCGGACCGAAGTGATGGCCCTGCCCAAGCCGGGTGGGGCCCACAGCCTAG CCCTGGTGACGGTGCCCAGCATGGGCTATGCTCCTGTTCCTCCCCccacctcactgcagcccctgctgcCCCAGCAGCCTGTGTTCGTACTGCAAGAG ACTGATGGCTCCGTGACTCTGGACAATGGCATCATCCGAGTGAAGCTGGACCCGACTGGCCGCCTGACATCCTTGGTCCTGGTGGCCTCTGGCAG GGAGGCCATTGCTGAGGGTGCCGTGGGGAACCAGTTTGTGCTGTTTGATGATGTCCCCTTGTACTGGGATGCATGGGACGTCATGGACTACCACCTGGAGACACG GAAGCCTGTGCTGGGCCAGGCAGGGACCCTGGCAGTGGGCACCGAGGGTGGCCTGCGGGGCAGCGCCTGGTTCTTGCTGCAGATTAGCCCCAACAGTCGACTTAGCCAGGAGGTCGTGCTGGATGTTGGCTGCCCCTATGTCCGCTTCCACACCGAG GTACACTGGCATGAGGCCCACAAGTTCCTGAAGGTGGAGTTCCCTGCTCGCGTGCGGAGTTCCCAGGCTACCTATGAGATCCAGTTTGGGCACCTGCAGCGACCTACCCACTACAATACTTCTTGGGACTGGGCTCGATTTGAG GTGTGGGCCCACCGCTGGATGGATCTGTCAGAACACGGCTTTGGACTGGCCCTGCTCAACGACTGCAAGTATGGCGCATCAGTGCAAGGCAGCGTCCTCAGCCTCTCGCT CTTGCGGGCGCCTAAAGCCCCGGACGCTACTGCTGACATGGGGCGCCACGAGTTCACCTATGCGCTGATGCCCCACAAGG cccccagcccagcgCCCGCCACCTCCTGGAGTGCCTTTTCCCTGTCTTCACCCGCGGTCGTACTGGAGACTGTCAAGCAG GCGGAGAGCAGCCCCCAGCGCCGCTCGCTGGTCCTGAGGCTGTATGAAGCCCATGGCAGCCACGTGGACTGCTGGCTGCACTTGTCGCTGCCGGTTCAGGAGGCCATCCT CTGCGACCTCTTGGAGCGACCAGACCCTGCTGGCCACTTGCCCCTTCGGGACAGCCGCCTGAAGCTCACCTTTTCTCCCTTCCAAGTGCTGTCCCTGTtgctcgtgcttcagcctccacCACACTGA
- the MAN2C1 gene encoding alpha-mannosidase 2C1 isoform X3 — translation MAAAPALKHWRTTVERVEKFVSPLYFTDCNLRGRLFGASCPVAALSSFLTPDRLPYQEAVQRDFRPAQVGCSFGPTWWTCWFRVELTIPEAWVGQEVHLCWESDGEGLVWRDGEPVQGLTKEGKKTSYVLTDRLGERDPRSLTLYVEVACNGLLGAGKGSIIAAPDPEKMFQLSRAELAVFHRDVHMLLVDLELLLGIAKGLGKDNQRSFQALYTANQMVNVCDPAQPETFPVAQALASRFFGQRGGESQHTIHATGHCHIDTAWLWPFKETMRKCARSWVTALQLMERNPEFIFACSQAQQLEWVKNRYPGLHSRLQEFARRGQFVPVGGTWVEMDGNLPSGEAMVRQFLQGQNFFLQEFGKMCSEQFWLPDTFGYSAQLPQIMHGCGIRRFLTQKLSWNLVNSFPHHTFFWEGLDGSRVLVHFPPGDSYGMQGSVEEVLKTVANNRDKGRANHSAFLFGFGDGGGGPTQTMLDRLKRLSNTDGLPRVQLSSPRQLFSALESDSGQLCTWVGELFLELHNGTYTTHAQIKKGNRECERILHDVELLSSLALARSAQFLYPAAQLQHLWRLLLLNQFHDVVTGSCIQIVAEEAMCHYEDIRSHGNTLLSTAAAALCAGEPGPEGLLIVNTLPWKRTEVMALPKPGGAHSLGLTPSPGDGAQHGLCSCSSPHLTAAPAAPAACVRTARGLLVWEAPTDSASRPPPTKTDGSVTLDNGIIRVKLDPTGRLTSLVLVASGREAIAEGAVGNQFVLFDDVPLYWDAWDVMDYHLETRKPVLGQAGTLAVGTEGGLRGSAWFLLQISPNSRLSQEVVLDVGCPYVRFHTEVHWHEAHKFLKVEFPARVRSSQATYEIQFGHLQRPTHYNTSWDWARFEVWAHRWMDLSEHGFGLALLNDCKYGASVQGSVLSLSLLRAPKAPDATADMGRHEFTYALMPHKGSFQDAGVIQAAYSLNFPLLALPAPSPAPATSWSAFSLSSPAVVLETVKQAESSPQRRSLVLRLYEAHGSHVDCWLHLSLPVQEAILCDLLERPDPAGHLPLRDSRLKLTFSPFQVLSLLLVLQPPPH, via the exons ATGGCGGCTGCGCCGGCCCTGAAGCACTGGCGCACCACAGTGGAACGGGTGGAGAAGTTCGTGTCGCCACTCTACTTTACCGACTGTAACCTCCGCGGCAG GCTTTTTGGGGCCAGCTGCCCTGTGGCTGCGCTCTCCAGCTTCCTGACGCCAGATAGGCTTCCCTACCAGGAGGCAGTCCAGCGGGACTTCCGCCCAGCACAGGTCGGCTGCAGCTTCGGACCCAC ATGGTGGACCTGCTGGTTCCGGGTGGAACTGACCATCCCAGAGGCATGGGTAGGCCAGGAAGTTCACCTTTGCTGGGAAAGTGATGGAGAAGGTCTGGTGTGGCGTGATGGGGAACCTGTCCAG GGTTTAACCAAAGAGGGTAAGAAGACCAGCTATGTCCTGACTGACAGGCTGGGGGAAAGAGACCCCCGAAG CCTCACCCTCTATGTGGAAGTAGCCTGCAATGGGCTCCTGGGGGCCGGGAAGGGAAGCATCATTGCAGCCCCTGATCCTGAGAAGATGTTCCAGCTGAGCCGGGCTGAGCTGGCTGTGTTCCACCGAGATGTCCACATGCTCCTGGTGGATCTGGAGCTGCTGCTGGGCATAGCCAAG GGCCTCGGGAAGGACAACCAGCGCAGCTTTCAGGCCCTGTACACAGCCAACCAGATGGTGAACGTCTGTGACCCTGCCCAGCCCGAGACCTTCCCAGTGGCCCAGGCCCTGGCCTCCAGGTTCTTTGGCCAACGTGGAGGTGAAAGCCAACACACCATTCATGCCACAGGGCACTGCCACATTGATACAG CCTGGCTTTGGCCCTTCAAAGAGACCATGAGGAAATGTGCCCGGAGCTGGGTGACCGCCCTGCAGCTCATGGAGCGAAACCCTGAGTTCATCTTTGCCTGCTCCCAG GCGCAGCAGCTGGAGTGGGTGAAGAACCGCTACCCTGGCCTGCACTCCCGCCTCCAGGAGTTTGCGCGCCGTGGGCAGTTTGTGCCTGTGGGGGGCACCTGGGTGGAGATG GATGGGAACCTGCCCAGTGGAGAGGCCATGGTGAGGCAGTTTTTGCAGGGCCAGAACTTCTTTCTGCAGGAGTTTGGGAAGATGTGCTCCGAG CAGTTCTGGCTGCCGGACACCTTTGGCTACTCAGCACAGCTTCCCCAGATCATGCACGGCTGTGGCATCAGGCGCTTTCTCACCCAGAAATTGAGCTGGAATTTGGTGAATTCCTTCCCA CACCATACTTTTTTCTGGGAGGGGCTGGATGGCTCCCGCGTACTGGTCCACTTCCCACCTGGCGACTCCTATGGGATGCAGGGCAGCGTGGAGGAG GTGCTGAAGACTGTGGCCAACAACCGGGACAAGGGGCGGGCCAACCACAGTGCCTTCCTCTTTGGCtttggggatgggggtggtggtCCCACCCAGACCATGCTGGACCGCCTGAAGCGCCTGAGCAATACGGATGGGCTGCCCAG GGTGCAGCTATCTTCTCCAAGGCAGCTCTTCTCGGCACTGGAGAGTGACTCGGGGCAGCTGTGCACATGGGTTGGGGAGCTCTTCTTGGAGCTGCACAATGGCACATACACCACCCATGCCCAG ATCAAGAAGGGGAACCGAGAATGTGAGCGAATCCTGCACGATGTGGAGCTGCTCAGTAGCCTGGCCCTGGCCCGCAGTGCCCAGTTCCTATACCCAGCAGCCCAGCTGCAGCACCTCTGGAG GCTCCTGCTTCTGAACCAGTTCCATGATGTGGTGACTGGAAGCTGCATCCAGATAGTTGCAGAGGAAGCCATGTGCCACTACGAAG ACATCCGTTCCCATGGCAATACACTGCTCAGCACCGCAGCCGCAGCCCTGTGTGCTGGGGAGCCAGGTCCCGAGGGCCTCCTCATCGTCAACACGCTGCCCTGGAAGCGGACCGAAGTGATGGCCCTGCCCAAGCCGGGTGGGGCCCACAGCCTAG GCCTCACCCCCAGCCCTGGTGACGGTGCCCAGCATGGGCTATGCTCCTGTTCCTCCCCccacctcactgcagcccctgctgcCCCAGCAGCCTGTGTTCGTACTGCAAGAG gactTTTGGTGTGGGAAGCCCCTACAGACTCAGCCTCAAGGCCTCCTCCCACAAAGACTGATGGCTCCGTGACTCTGGACAATGGCATCATCCGAGTGAAGCTGGACCCGACTGGCCGCCTGACATCCTTGGTCCTGGTGGCCTCTGGCAG GGAGGCCATTGCTGAGGGTGCCGTGGGGAACCAGTTTGTGCTGTTTGATGATGTCCCCTTGTACTGGGATGCATGGGACGTCATGGACTACCACCTGGAGACACG GAAGCCTGTGCTGGGCCAGGCAGGGACCCTGGCAGTGGGCACCGAGGGTGGCCTGCGGGGCAGCGCCTGGTTCTTGCTGCAGATTAGCCCCAACAGTCGACTTAGCCAGGAGGTCGTGCTGGATGTTGGCTGCCCCTATGTCCGCTTCCACACCGAG GTACACTGGCATGAGGCCCACAAGTTCCTGAAGGTGGAGTTCCCTGCTCGCGTGCGGAGTTCCCAGGCTACCTATGAGATCCAGTTTGGGCACCTGCAGCGACCTACCCACTACAATACTTCTTGGGACTGGGCTCGATTTGAG GTGTGGGCCCACCGCTGGATGGATCTGTCAGAACACGGCTTTGGACTGGCCCTGCTCAACGACTGCAAGTATGGCGCATCAGTGCAAGGCAGCGTCCTCAGCCTCTCGCT CTTGCGGGCGCCTAAAGCCCCGGACGCTACTGCTGACATGGGGCGCCACGAGTTCACCTATGCGCTGATGCCCCACAAGG GCTCTTTCCAGGATGCTGGCGTTATCCAAGCTGCTTACAGCCTAAACTTCCCCCTATTGGCTctgccagcccccagcccagcgCCCGCCACCTCCTGGAGTGCCTTTTCCCTGTCTTCACCCGCGGTCGTACTGGAGACTGTCAAGCAG GCGGAGAGCAGCCCCCAGCGCCGCTCGCTGGTCCTGAGGCTGTATGAAGCCCATGGCAGCCACGTGGACTGCTGGCTGCACTTGTCGCTGCCGGTTCAGGAGGCCATCCT CTGCGACCTCTTGGAGCGACCAGACCCTGCTGGCCACTTGCCCCTTCGGGACAGCCGCCTGAAGCTCACCTTTTCTCCCTTCCAAGTGCTGTCCCTGTtgctcgtgcttcagcctccacCACACTGA